A section of the Apostichopus japonicus isolate 1M-3 chromosome 1, ASM3797524v1, whole genome shotgun sequence genome encodes:
- the LOC139973424 gene encoding uncharacterized protein, whose protein sequence is MSSSSIIGLLCVMYCSAMIGPSHLLLVIYSLVICSLTTQELGVQSATTNSPSEDIISYDCPVSCYCYEENDDVIAHCTGSDLHRVPIDLPVETTFLDISDTNISMLRNTDLNYLQKLRHVSITYNSHLSIIEDKALSNNMLTKIELYGNNLLSFGSYSLGQMNEVSELDLQSNSDLKLEAGFFLSFQSLERLHLGDTSMSFNETLFQNQATAVYKETTSLKYLNLEYKNITRLRESVLRNLPNLEIIYVGYNHISYIDDKMLSSNARLREIHLEWNGLTSIHPSAFSTQNELQYIDLSGNSLTTLGQGMLDFMPPISGICLSFNYLSCGCDIIWLREWMLQLGRTNCIPYSFTQCQEPAELRAKALTDITEDSICPVGSQSSTSKPVVWISLALLFLLMIIFIGCLVIVIFITKRNTRKNIKKTSTCSQATIVSTKMSSLSTDGYI, encoded by the coding sequence ATGTCCAGTTCATCGATTATTGGTCTCCTCTGCGTTATGTACTGTTCCGCGATGATTGGTCCTTCCCATCTATTACTGGTCATATACTCTCTGGTGATTTGTTCCTTAACAACGCAGGAATTAGGAGTCCAATCAGCGACCACAAACTCACCGTCTGAAGACATAATATCATATGACTGCCCTGTATCATGTTACTGTTACGAAGAGAATGATGATGTCATAGCTCATTGTACCGGATCCGATCTACACCGAGTTCCGATCGATCTGCCAGTAGAGACGACATTCCTGGATATTTCAGATACGAACATCTCCATGTTGCGTAACACTGATCTTAACTATTTACAAAAACTTCGACATGTAAGCATAACTTACAACAGTCACCTTTCGATAATCGAAGACAAAGCATTATCGAATAATATGCTGACAAAAATTGAACTTTATGGAAACAATCTGTTGAGTTTTGGAAGTTATTCCCTTGGGCAAATGAACGAAGTTTCTGAACTTGACCTTCAAAGCAATAGTGATCTCAAGTTGGAGGCgggattttttctttcttttcaatccTTAGAGAGATTACACCTAGGTGACACATCGATGAGTTTCAACGAAACTTTGTTCCAAAATCAAGCGACTGCTGTGTATAAAGAAACCACCAGTTTGAAATACCTCAATTTAGAATATAAAAATATCACCAGATTACGAGAGTCCGTCTTGCGAAATTTACCTAATCTGGAAATCATATATGTTGGCTATAACCACATCAGTTACATAGATGACAAAATGCTATCGAGCAATGCAAGATTACGGGAGATCCATCTAGAGTGGAACGGATTAACCAGTATACATCCATCTGCATTTAGTACTCAGAACGAACTGCAGTATATAGACTTATCTGGAAATTCCTTAACCACTCTCGGGCAAGGGATGCTGGACTTTATGCCACCCATTTCCGGTATTTGCCTTTCATTCAACTATCTATCTTGTGGCTGTGACATTATATGGTTGAGAGAGTGGATGTTACAACTTGGGAGAACAAATTGCATTCCATACTCGTTTACACAGTGTCAAGAACCGGCTGAACTAAGAGCAAAAGCCCTGACCGACATTACTGAAGATTCCATCTGTCCTGTGGGTAGCCAATCATCAACAAGCAAGCCTGTCGTCTGGATAAGTCTGGCACTTCTGTTCCTACTTATGATCATATTCATTGGTTGTTTAGTAATTGTCATTTTCATAACAAAGCGTAACACTAGAAAGAATATTAAGAAGACTTCTACATGTTCGCAAGCTACAATAGTTAGCACGAAAATGTCTAGCCTATCCACCGATGGTTATATCTAG